One Streptomyces dangxiongensis genomic window, CCCATATTGCCTTGTAGGCGTCCGGGAAATAGTCGGTCAGGAAGCCGCCGCCGTTGGCCTTGGCGAAGATACCGGTGTAGCCCCAGCCCTGGCCCGCCGCGTCCCCGGTCTGCTGCGGCACGGGGCCGAGATCGAGGATGTCGACGACGAGCAGGTCGCCGGGTTCGGCGCCCTCCACGCCTACCGGACCGCTGAGCATGTGAGGGATGGTCAGGTCGATGTCGCGTACGTCGTTGGCGGTGTCGTTGTTGCCGACCTGGCAGTCGGTCCAGTCGCGGCACTCCATGCGGAACTCCGCTCCCGGCTTGACCATGGCGACGGTGGGGACGTCCGGGTGCCACCTGTTGTGTCCGGGAACGTCCTGGTCACGCATCGACTTACTGTGGTCCACATTGAAGATGATCTCTGGCATGACAGCTCCTGGTTTCTGATCCCGTCACGTTTGTGCGCCGACGCTTCCGGCCGCCGGGGCGGCTGGGGTCGGTTGCCGCGAATTCCGGGTGAGCGGCCACAGCGCCCCGAACACCACCACGCCGAACACCGCCAGCGCGATGGCGGTTTCGTTGGGGTTCACCCAGTAACCGGAGAGCAGCAGCGCCGCGGGAATCGCGGCGGTGACCCAGCCCTGGATCGCCGTGACCCAGCCTGTATAGATTCCGAGGCTGTCCTTCTTGAGCCCGAGCAACAGGAAGAACAGGAACCACAGGAATGCCCAGTAGAGCCAGATGACTCCGAACGGGTAGTCCCTGAAGATCCGGAAATTGACGAACGAGTACCCCAGGGCCGCAACCGCGACGAACAGCGAGTAGTAGCCGACGCCGGTACTGTCGAGACCGGCGAGGAGGCCCACGCCTACATACAGGTAGGTGAAGCCGAACAGATAGATGCCGGATACCGCCAGGATCCCTCTGGGGTCGCCGGCGGCGACGAAGATGAGATAAGTCGGTGTCAGCACCTGCAGTGCGCCCACGAACAGGTTGAACACCGCTGCCGCCTTGGCGTCGACCTTGCCGAGCAACAGCATTCCGTTGATGAAGAGCACTGCACCGACGAACAGCAGTCCCACGTTTCCCACGAGGACGCACCTCCTAAGTCCGCGTGGACGCCCTCAGGGACGCGGCAACCGCGAGAGCGCGGGGTGCGGGTGCCGCGGCACCCTTGCGCGTGACGGCACTTCGGAGACTACTGCCGGGGCCTCACGGGCCTGCTCCTCCTGGTCATGAAGGGCGGCGACCGCGTGCGAGGTCAGCGTGAGGCCGGGCGAGGAGTACACACGTCTCGCAGCGCCTGCGCAAAGAAGGCAGCCGTACACCTCGGGCGCCGTCCCGATCGCCAACTTCACATCGAAAGGCCCACAACGGCTGCATAGATACTCATAGGTTGCCATCAGCAGCCTCCGGATGCCGGTGGACGCTGGCCAACCCGAGCGGTGCGCGCCGATCAGCGCACGCCACAACGTGTTTCCTACCTTCAAGGAGACGTCTCGTGAATCCCCGTGTCAAGTACCGGACGGCCGGGCCTGGACCTTCTCAGAACGACCCGATGGCAAGCGCCGCCGCTGCTGCCGCAAGACCCACCGCGAGACTCGAAGCGGCGTACAGCAGGGACTTGCCGACCTGCCCCTTCTCGCACAGGTGGACCAGCTCGTAACTGAATGTGGAGAACGTCGTATAGGCGCCGCAGAAACCGACGCCGGCGATGGTCACGACCTGCTCCGGCAGTGCGTGCCGTGCGCCGAGGCCCACCAGAAGCCCCAGCACGAACGAGCCGCTCACATTGATCAGCCAGGTGCCGCGCGGGAACACGCCGGGGCTCCGGTACTGCACGTACTGGCCGAGGACGTAACGCGCAACCGCCCCGACCGCGGCCGCCGCACCGACGGCGAGCATGATGATCACCGCACCCACCACCCGTGTCGGCGGGCGCGCCCACGCCGCGCGTCGAGCCGTGTGAGCCGGGCCGACGTCAGCCGACCGATGGCCAGGCCCAGAACAGTGGCGGCCGCCCCGGCGAAGAGGCTCCCGACGATGTTCGACGCCGCAGCCGCGTAGTGGCCGTGGCCCAGCAGGCGATCGGTGTCGACCATCCAGGTCGAGAAGGTGGTGAAGGCGCCGAGGAAGCCGACGGCGGCGAACGGCCGCACGTACCGGGTCGGCGGCCAGGCCTCGATCACATGGACGAGCAGCAGCGCCAGCGCGAACGATCCGGACACGTTGATGGCGAACGTCGTCCACGGGAACGTCGCCCCAGGCGCGGGGAAGGCCAGCCCCAGCGCGTAACGGGCCGTCCCGCCCAGCAGGCCGCCGAGCGCGACCGCCGCCAGGACGCCCCCGCGCAGATGCGCGCGGAACGGCTCCCGAACTCCCGTCACAGACCTCATCTCAATAGCCGCATCCCTATCCATCGAAACACCTCCCCATTATCCCCGGGGATTGCAGCGCCGACGCACACTCGACTAGAATTCAAGATCATCGGCGTTCGACCGGTTGACCGGTGCTCTACCCGTTCACCGGAGCAGTGGCCCCACCGATGGAGGACGGCCATGGCAAAAATCCTTGCGGTGCTCTATCCGGATCCCGTGGGCGGTTATCCTCCCGACTACGCCCGCGACGAGATTCCCACCATCACCGGCTACCCGGGCGGTCAGACCGCGCCGACCCCGCAGGCCGTCGATTTCACCCCGGGGCACCTCCTCGGCTGCGTCTCCGGAGGACTGGGACTGCGCCGGTTCCTGGAGGACCGGGGTCACACCTTCGTCGTCACGAGCGACAAGGAAGGGGCGGACTCCACCCTGGACCGCGAGCTTCCCGACACCGACGTGGTCATCTCGCAGCCGTTCTGGCCCGCCTATCTGACCCCCGAGCGCATCGCCGCGGCTCCCCGGCTCAGACTCGCGATCACCGCGGGGATCGGGTCGGACCACGTCGATCTGCCGAGCGCCATCTCCCAGGGCATGACCGTGGCCGAGGTGACTTTCAGCAACAGCATCAGTGTGTCGGAGCACGCCGTGATGCAGATCCTCACCCTGGTGCACAACTACATGCCGGCTCACGAGTGGGTGACCACCAAGAAGGGCTGGAACATCGCCGACAGCGTCTCGCGCGCCTACGACCTCGAAGGCATGGACGTCGGCGTCCTCGGCTCCGGCCGTATCGGCCAGGCGGTACTGCGCCGCCTCAAGCCGTTCGACGTCACGCTGCACTACTGCGACGTGCACCGGCTGTCCAAGGAGGTGGAGGAGGAACTGGAGCTGACCTGGCATCCCGACGCCCGTTCGCTGGCCTCCTCCGTCGATGTGCTGTCGATCCACACTCCGCTGCATCCACAGACGAAGAACCTCTTCGACGACGAGCTGATCGGGGCCATGAAGCGCGGTTCGTACATCGTCAACACCGCACGGGCGCTCATCGTCAGCCGGGACGCCGTGGTGCGGGCCCTCAACAGCGGCCAACTGGCCGGTTACGCCGGTGACGTCTGGTACCCGCAGCCGCCACCGCCCGACCATCCCTGGCGCACCATGCCGTACGAGGCGATGACGCCGCACGTGTCCGGGTCGACCCTCTCGGCGCAGGCACGCTACGCGGCCGGTACGCGGGAGATCCTGGAGTGCTGGCTCGACGGGCACCCCATCCGCCCGGAGTACCTGATCGTCGAAGGTGGCGGGCTGGCCGGGACGGGAGCGAGCTCCTACACGGTCGCCGGATGACCGCCACGGGCGGAAGTGACATCCGGCGGACAAGAAATCAGCCGAAGATTCAATAGAAGATCCACCACCCCGGCTGTGAGCCGATTCACGCACGATTTACTGGACGGGCACAGGCGAGGCCTTTAGCGTCCGTAAATAGATTGTTCCTCATTACGCGGAGATACCGGCGCCGCGCGTAATCTCTCGCAAGAAGACCAGGCGTACGCCGGGAAGGTGGATCAGTGAGTATGGATGCAGTGTGGGTCCGGGGCGTGACCGGCATTCAGATGCACCACGTGACCGACCTTCAGGATGCCGGCAGGTTTCTGGGCAACGCAGCGATGGCACTGCGGGCCGCGCACGTAAGGACCGGCGCCGACCGGTACTCCGGCATCGCTGCCGAGCTCAAGGCTCTGGTGGAGCGAGTGCGGGAGTTGGAGGAGGAGGCGCGGTCGAGCATGCACGACCTGCACTCCACCGACCCCGATCGGTTCGTCCGCTGCCGGGACGGCCATGAGCCGTGGCCCGGCGAGATCGCGGCAGGATTCATCCCGCGCCACACGTGCAAGGACGAGTGCCTCTACCACGACCGCGAGGTTCTCGACGCCATCATGCAGTGCACCTGCGGACGGCCGCCGTGCCGGGCCTGTGAGATCGGCGGGAGGCTCTGACGAGCCCCGGGCCTCCCGCGGCCGAGGTCGAGTTCCACGGCCGGGACACGGCGGCGACGACGTGGTCCACGTTGGCGGCGAGGAGCTGCCCCTCGGACCGCTTGGAGGGGGTGGAGCGGACGAAGGCGGTGCGGCGCGGCGGATACGCGCGGACGTAGCGGGGATTGCCGTAGGGGTCGACGGCAACCCAGTCGCCGGTGCACACGACCCGGCCGGGCGGGAGCCCGTCGGCCGCGTGGGGGGCGAACGCGTCGGCCCGGTCCTCGTCCCAGCCGTAGCGGGCGAGGGTGGCGGAGGTGGAAGTCAAGTTAGACCCTTCACAGGGTGGCCCCGGGCGGGCGCGTCGGATGCGCGGTCGGTTCAGCCGGTGGCCGCTTTATCGGCACGCCCGGGGCCGCCTTTTCCCTCCGCACCCTCCCGCTCTCACTTCCGCGACGTCAGCGCGTTGCGCAGGCGGCGCCGTTGAGGGTGAAGGCGTCCGGTGTCCGGTTCGCGTCTCGCCAGGAGCCGATGAACCCGAAGGACACGGTGCCGTGCGCCGCCACGGTTCTGTTGTAGTCGGCGGCGGTGGCGGTGACGCGGGAGCCGTCCTGGTGAACGGTGGCATCCCACATGTTGCCGACCTGCTGGCCGTCGCGGAAGGACCAGGACACCCGCCAGCCGGTGAGGGCCCGGTCGGTGGTGACGGTCACGGTGGCCTGGAAGCCGTCGGGCCACTGGCCGACCAGGTGGTACGCGATCCGGCAGCCGGTGGTGCGCGCAGTGGCGGGGGCGCTCGTGGGGCGGGGCCCGCGGGTGGCGGAGGCGCTCGTGGGGCGAGGCCTGCGCGTGGCGGAGGAAGTGCCCTGTGGTTCGGGGTCCGGTTTCTCCCGCACGGGCGCGGTCGCGGTGCCGGCCGCGGAAGGAGTCGCGGACGGCGTGGCGGACGGTGGTGCGGTGGTGGCCGGGCGGACGGTGGTGCGGGGGGCGCCGCGGTCGGCGGCCGTCTGCCGGTTGTCGCGGGCGGCGGCGACGCCGTCGCCGGAGCCGCCGAAGGGCATCATCGACACGCCGAGTGCCAGCGCCGACAGCAGGACCGCGGCGGCGAGCAGTCCGCCGCGCACGACGCGGCTGCGGCCCGTACCTTCCTCGGATTCCCCCGTGCCGGGTCCGGGCGGGCCGGGGCGGCCCGCGCCGAGGCGGACCTCGGCGGCACGGCGACGGCGTTCCAGGTAGGCGAGGCCGCCCCAGCCGATCACCCCGCCGGCCAGCGCGGCGGGCAGGCCGCCGCCGTGCAGGCGCAGGCAGGCGGCGGCCTCGGCGCACTGCACGCAGGTCGCGAGGTGCCGGGAGAGGTCGCCGGGGGTCTCGGCGGCGGCCGAACGGGTGACCGCGTCCAGCAGGCGGGCGTAGGAGCGGCACTCGGCGTCCGTCAGGGAGTCGAGGTGGGCGCGGTGGCAGCGGTCCCGGAACAGGGTGCGTACCTGGTCGAGTTCACCGGCGGCGGTGGCCGGGTCCAGGCCGAGCCGGCGGGCCACGATGGGCAGGGGCAGCGCCTCCACCTCGGCCAGCCACAGCAGCGCGGCGTCGGCCTCCTGCATGTCCCGCAGGCCGCGCAGCGCGACCGGGCGTCGCAGGGGCGGTCCCGTGAAGCGGGCCGCGCCGGACGAGTTGAGCCACAGTCTCAGGTCGGGGTCGAGTCTGTGTCCCTGCCCGCCGGACTCCCAGGCCGCCGCGGTGGTGCGTACGGCGGTGAGCAGCGCCGGGATCGTGGGCAGCCGGGCGGTGCGGCGGCCTGCGCCGCGCACGTGGGGGCCGGCGGCGGCGCGGACCTCGCGCATGCCGAGCGTGAACGCCTCGGTCGCCAACTGGTGGGCCGTCAGGGAGCCCGAGGTGCACAGGTCCGCGTACGAGAGCACCGCGTCCCAGCACTCCGCGAACAGCGCGGCCTCGGTGTCGTCCTGGGGGGTCGGCAGGTCGGGCATGGGACTCCTGCATCCACGTGCGAGTCAACTCACCAGAGGGGGAGTGGAGTTGTAGGGGACCTCGCGGGAGGACACAGAGCCTTTCACGCCTCCGACACAACTGACAAGCTGCCTGTTCA contains:
- a CDS encoding AmiS/UreI family transporter, translating into MGNVGLLFVGAVLFINGMLLLGKVDAKAAAVFNLFVGALQVLTPTYLIFVAAGDPRGILAVSGIYLFGFTYLYVGVGLLAGLDSTGVGYYSLFVAVAALGYSFVNFRIFRDYPFGVIWLYWAFLWFLFFLLLGLKKDSLGIYTGWVTAIQGWVTAAIPAALLLSGYWVNPNETAIALAVFGVVVFGALWPLTRNSRQPTPAAPAAGSVGAQT
- the crcB gene encoding fluoride efflux transporter CrcB, coding for MLAVGAAAAVGAVARYVLGQYVQYRSPGVFPRGTWLINVSGSFVLGLLVGLGARHALPEQVVTIAGVGFCGAYTTFSTFSYELVHLCEKGQVGKSLLYAASSLAVGLAAAAAALAIGSF
- a CDS encoding fluoride efflux transporter FluC, whose amino-acid sequence is MTGVREPFRAHLRGGVLAAVALGGLLGGTARYALGLAFPAPGATFPWTTFAINVSGSFALALLLVHVIEAWPPTRYVRPFAAVGFLGAFTTFSTWMVDTDRLLGHGHYAAAASNIVGSLFAGAAATVLGLAIGRLTSARLTRLDARRGRARRHGWWVR
- a CDS encoding NAD-dependent formate dehydrogenase: MAKILAVLYPDPVGGYPPDYARDEIPTITGYPGGQTAPTPQAVDFTPGHLLGCVSGGLGLRRFLEDRGHTFVVTSDKEGADSTLDRELPDTDVVISQPFWPAYLTPERIAAAPRLRLAITAGIGSDHVDLPSAISQGMTVAEVTFSNSISVSEHAVMQILTLVHNYMPAHEWVTTKKGWNIADSVSRAYDLEGMDVGVLGSGRIGQAVLRRLKPFDVTLHYCDVHRLSKEVEEELELTWHPDARSLASSVDVLSIHTPLHPQTKNLFDDELIGAMKRGSYIVNTARALIVSRDAVVRALNSGQLAGYAGDVWYPQPPPPDHPWRTMPYEAMTPHVSGSTLSAQARYAAGTREILECWLDGHPIRPEYLIVEGGGLAGTGASSYTVAG
- a CDS encoding cellulose-binding domain-containing protein, with amino-acid sequence MPDLPTPQDDTEAALFAECWDAVLSYADLCTSGSLTAHQLATEAFTLGMREVRAAAGPHVRGAGRRTARLPTIPALLTAVRTTAAAWESGGQGHRLDPDLRLWLNSSGAARFTGPPLRRPVALRGLRDMQEADAALLWLAEVEALPLPIVARRLGLDPATAAGELDQVRTLFRDRCHRAHLDSLTDAECRSYARLLDAVTRSAAAETPGDLSRHLATCVQCAEAAACLRLHGGGLPAALAGGVIGWGGLAYLERRRRAAEVRLGAGRPGPPGPGTGESEEGTGRSRVVRGGLLAAAVLLSALALGVSMMPFGGSGDGVAAARDNRQTAADRGAPRTTVRPATTAPPSATPSATPSAAGTATAPVREKPDPEPQGTSSATRRPRPTSASATRGPRPTSAPATARTTGCRIAYHLVGQWPDGFQATVTVTTDRALTGWRVSWSFRDGQQVGNMWDATVHQDGSRVTATAADYNRTVAAHGTVSFGFIGSWRDANRTPDAFTLNGAACATR